One segment of Cyanobium sp. ATX 6F1 DNA contains the following:
- a CDS encoding type II toxin-antitoxin system Phd/YefM family antitoxin — MADVVAKQVSVRDLKTHLSEWLARAQAGEVVEVTSHRRPIARITAVKQPDPSSSPHPLQKAIDACVITWSGQKPVFPPPVKLNDSGKLVSEIVLEDRD, encoded by the coding sequence ATGGCTGATGTGGTCGCAAAGCAGGTGTCGGTGCGGGATCTCAAGACCCACCTCTCTGAGTGGCTGGCCCGCGCTCAGGCCGGTGAGGTGGTGGAGGTCACCTCCCATCGCAGACCCATTGCCCGCATCACCGCTGTGAAGCAGCCAGATCCATCCTCCTCGCCGCATCCGCTGCAGAAAGCGATCGATGCCTGCGTCATCACCTGGAGCGGCCAGAAGCCGGTCTTTCCACCGCCGGTGAAGTTGAACGATAGCGGCAAGCTCGTGAGTGAGATCGTGCTGGAAGACCGGGATTGA
- a CDS encoding cupin domain-containing protein gives MGVVTDGRALALVCGLGLLAQASPVRTDEVIGRPGDGGVITVRPATQHDSRQGLGRFVGISGANSGARTLSLNRIVIPPGARARAHRHRNYETAIYLLQGTVETRYGAGLRQRVVNRAGDFIFIPADLPHQLVNLSATEPAIAIVTRSDPNEQESVELLDDAGLPLPADHQHGPAHP, from the coding sequence GTGGGTGTTGTCACTGACGGCCGTGCACTGGCTCTGGTCTGTGGACTGGGGCTGCTGGCGCAGGCATCGCCTGTCCGCACCGACGAGGTGATCGGCCGTCCTGGCGACGGCGGGGTCATCACGGTGCGGCCAGCCACGCAGCACGACAGCCGCCAGGGTCTGGGGCGATTCGTGGGCATCTCCGGTGCCAACAGCGGGGCCCGCACACTCTCGCTCAACCGCATCGTCATACCGCCCGGTGCCAGAGCAAGGGCTCATCGCCACCGCAACTACGAGACGGCGATCTATCTGCTGCAGGGAACGGTGGAAACCCGCTATGGCGCCGGCCTGCGCCAGCGGGTGGTGAACCGCGCCGGCGATTTCATCTTCATTCCAGCCGATCTACCCCATCAACTGGTGAATCTCAGCGCCACGGAGCCAGCGATCGCCATCGTCACCCGCTCCGACCCAAACGAGCAGGAAAGCGTGGAGCTGCTCGACGATGCCGGTCTGCCCCTGCCAGCTGACCACCAGCACGGTCCCGCCCATCCCTGA
- a CDS encoding type II toxin-antitoxin system tRNA(fMet)-specific endonuclease VapC, giving the protein MILLDTNICIYIINAKPAAVLERFKNYRLGEIGLCSVVAAELAFGVAKSGSARNRQALEMFLAPLTILPFDERAAWAYGDLRAELERRGTPIGSLDTMIAAHALSLQATLITNNTREFAQVPGLHVDNWAPTA; this is encoded by the coding sequence ATGATCTTGCTCGATACCAACATCTGCATTTACATCATCAATGCCAAACCAGCAGCTGTACTGGAGCGGTTCAAGAACTACCGACTTGGAGAGATTGGCCTCTGCAGTGTGGTAGCTGCCGAGCTGGCCTTTGGTGTTGCCAAGAGCGGATCGGCACGCAACCGTCAGGCTCTGGAGATGTTTCTGGCCCCACTAACGATCCTGCCCTTTGACGAGCGCGCCGCCTGGGCCTACGGCGACCTGCGTGCGGAGCTGGAACGCAGGGGTACACCGATTGGTTCACTCGACACGATGATCGCGGCCCATGCCCTGAGCCTGCAGGCCACGCTGATCACCAACAACACCCGTGAGTTTGCCCAAGTGCCCGGTCTGCATGTTGATAACTGGGCACCAACGGCGTAA
- a CDS encoding NUDIX hydrolase: MEPAPLGVEVAIAMLERQGRWLLQLRDDLPGIVAPGHWGLFGGHLDPGETPEQALRRELLEEINWQAGELPFWFRHSNPARVAHFFRADLTVPLESLQLLEGQDLVLASTRELNSGRVWSPKLRQHRPLAPSLLIAASALAAPPPP, encoded by the coding sequence ATGGAGCCTGCGCCGCTGGGAGTCGAAGTGGCGATCGCCATGCTCGAACGGCAGGGCCGCTGGCTGCTGCAGCTCCGCGACGACCTCCCGGGCATCGTCGCGCCGGGGCACTGGGGGCTGTTCGGCGGCCATCTGGATCCGGGCGAAACGCCCGAGCAGGCCCTGCGCCGTGAACTGCTCGAGGAGATCAACTGGCAGGCCGGGGAGCTGCCCTTCTGGTTCCGCCACAGCAACCCGGCGCGCGTCGCCCATTTCTTTCGCGCCGATCTCACCGTGCCGCTGGAGTCCCTGCAGCTGCTGGAGGGCCAGGACCTGGTGCTCGCCAGCACCCGGGAACTGAACAGCGGCCGTGTGTGGAGCCCGAAGCTGCGGCAGCACCGGCCCCTGGCCCCCTCGCTGTTGATCGCCGCCAGCGCCCTGGCGGCGCCCCCGCCACCCTGA
- a CDS encoding antitoxin, whose translation MDTARLFQSGRSQAVRLPKDYRFSGNEVVVKHFGNGVLLLPIDDPWQTLEAGLAAFEPGFVITREQPEEQIREAISP comes from the coding sequence ATGGACACCGCACGTCTGTTTCAGTCGGGCCGCAGCCAGGCGGTGCGGCTGCCGAAGGACTACCGCTTCAGCGGCAACGAGGTGGTTGTGAAGCATTTCGGCAACGGTGTGCTGCTGCTGCCGATCGATGACCCCTGGCAAACCCTGGAGGCAGGGCTGGCAGCCTTTGAGCCGGGGTTCGTGATCACGCGCGAGCAACCCGAGGAGCAGATCCGGGAAGCGATCAGCCCATGA
- a CDS encoding VIT family protein: protein MSHDAGRSEGHRSHRAGWLRAVVLGANDGIISVASLVVGIAASGAAKEQVLVAGVAATVAGALSMAAGEYVSVQSQADTERADLAKERQELALDPAGELAELTEIYIRRGLDHGLARQVAEQLTLHDPLGAHARDELGLNEILRARPIQAALASAASFAIGASLPLLTLELTPAGRITELVTINAIVALALLGGLSASIGGASLWRGSLRMLFWGTFALALTAAVGRLFGAAG, encoded by the coding sequence ATGAGCCACGACGCTGGACGCAGCGAGGGGCACCGCTCCCACCGCGCCGGATGGCTGCGTGCCGTGGTGCTGGGGGCCAATGACGGCATCATTTCGGTGGCCAGCCTGGTGGTGGGCATCGCCGCCTCCGGGGCAGCCAAGGAGCAGGTGCTCGTGGCGGGGGTGGCGGCCACCGTCGCCGGGGCGCTGTCGATGGCGGCGGGGGAATACGTCTCGGTGCAATCCCAGGCCGACACCGAGCGGGCCGACCTGGCCAAGGAGCGCCAGGAACTGGCCCTCGATCCTGCTGGTGAACTCGCCGAGCTGACGGAGATCTACATCCGGCGGGGCCTCGATCACGGCCTCGCCCGGCAGGTGGCCGAGCAACTCACGCTCCATGACCCCCTGGGCGCCCATGCCCGCGATGAGCTGGGCCTCAACGAGATTCTGCGGGCCCGGCCGATCCAGGCCGCGCTGGCATCGGCCGCCAGCTTCGCCATCGGCGCCAGCCTGCCGCTGCTCACCCTTGAGCTCACCCCCGCCGGGCGGATCACCGAGCTGGTGACGATCAATGCGATCGTCGCCCTGGCGCTGCTGGGGGGGCTGTCGGCCTCGATCGGCGGCGCCTCCCTCTGGCGCGGTTCCCTGCGGATGCTGTTCTGGGGCACGTTCGCCCTGGCGCTCACGGCCGCGGTGGGGCGGCTGTTCGGTGCCGCCGGCTGA
- a CDS encoding type II toxin-antitoxin system VapC family toxin — protein sequence MILFCDTSALIKLLISEPGSDQMLQASMEAEAIAVCRITWAEVMAGMARRQREVPGDAVMLEQAREQLIQSWPLCTIVEVSQSLVETAGRFADVFALRGYDSVQLAAAHELQINSEQPLTFACFDRRLKQAAALLKMDVLS from the coding sequence GTGATCCTGTTCTGTGACACCAGTGCGCTGATCAAGCTGCTGATCAGCGAGCCCGGCTCCGATCAGATGCTGCAAGCCAGCATGGAAGCTGAGGCGATTGCGGTGTGCCGGATCACCTGGGCAGAAGTCATGGCGGGCATGGCCCGCCGGCAGCGAGAGGTGCCCGGCGACGCCGTGATGCTCGAGCAGGCCCGCGAGCAACTGATCCAGAGCTGGCCGCTCTGCACGATCGTCGAGGTCAGCCAGAGCCTCGTCGAGACAGCCGGGCGGTTTGCTGATGTCTTTGCCTTGCGTGGCTACGACAGCGTGCAGCTGGCAGCAGCCCATGAACTGCAGATCAACAGTGAACAACCGCTGACCTTTGCCTGCTTCGATCGCCGGCTCAAGCAGGCTGCGGCTCTGCTGAAGATGGACGTTCTTTCGTGA